The Paraburkholderia sabiae genome includes a region encoding these proteins:
- a CDS encoding aspartate aminotransferase family protein has product MTTSTLSAAQPAAPRELTTPAEALAAAAHAFAARNPKSARQYELATGVMPGGNTRSVLFYEPFPLAMTKGEGCRLWDADSHEYLDFIAEFSAGIYGHSDPQIRRAIDAALDDGLNLSGHNLLESRLAKAVCERFTSLQSVRFTNSGTEANLMMLAAARAFTGRSKVVVFVGGYHGGVLTFGRGPNAVNVPHEFLYARYNDVNSVARLLHDNPSEVAAILVEPMQGASGCIVGDRDFLKGLRELATAHGALLMFDEVMTSRLAPGGLQSTLEIVPDLTSLGKYIGGGMSFGAFGGRADIMQLFDPRRSGALQHAGTFNNNVMTMAAGFTGLTQVYTPEAALALTARGDTLRDALNARFSAANVALRFIGVGSLMNLQITDRPVRSVRDIDASLNVFKDLFFFHLLENGIYIARRGYVVLSLPVGDAETARFEAAVASFIERYGHLLPKSKETDRQ; this is encoded by the coding sequence ATGACGACGTCGACCCTATCCGCAGCGCAACCGGCCGCACCGCGCGAGCTGACCACGCCGGCCGAAGCGCTCGCCGCAGCTGCCCACGCGTTTGCCGCGCGCAATCCGAAGAGCGCGCGCCAGTACGAACTTGCAACGGGAGTCATGCCCGGCGGCAATACCCGGTCCGTGCTGTTCTATGAACCCTTCCCGCTCGCGATGACGAAGGGCGAAGGATGCCGCCTGTGGGACGCGGACAGTCACGAGTACCTCGATTTCATTGCCGAATTCAGCGCAGGCATCTACGGTCATTCGGATCCGCAGATCCGCCGTGCCATCGATGCCGCACTCGACGACGGCCTGAATCTGAGCGGCCACAACCTGCTGGAATCGCGTCTCGCGAAGGCGGTGTGTGAACGGTTCACGTCGCTGCAGTCGGTGCGCTTCACCAACTCCGGCACGGAAGCCAACCTGATGATGCTCGCAGCGGCGAGAGCTTTCACGGGGCGCAGCAAGGTGGTGGTGTTCGTGGGGGGCTATCACGGCGGCGTCCTGACCTTCGGGCGCGGGCCGAACGCGGTGAACGTGCCCCACGAGTTTCTGTACGCCAGGTACAACGACGTCAACAGCGTAGCGCGCCTGCTACATGACAACCCGTCGGAAGTGGCCGCGATTCTTGTCGAGCCGATGCAGGGCGCGTCGGGCTGTATCGTGGGCGACAGGGATTTCCTGAAGGGATTGCGCGAGCTTGCGACTGCACACGGCGCGCTGCTGATGTTTGATGAGGTCATGACCTCGCGCCTCGCGCCCGGTGGACTGCAGTCGACGCTCGAGATCGTGCCGGACCTCACGTCGCTCGGCAAATATATCGGCGGAGGCATGTCGTTTGGCGCTTTCGGCGGCCGCGCCGACATCATGCAGCTTTTCGATCCGCGCAGAAGCGGCGCGTTGCAGCATGCGGGCACCTTCAACAACAACGTCATGACGATGGCGGCCGGATTCACCGGGCTGACACAGGTCTATACGCCCGAGGCAGCACTGGCCCTGACCGCGCGCGGCGACACGCTGCGCGATGCGCTCAATGCGCGCTTCAGCGCAGCAAACGTGGCGCTGCGCTTTATCGGGGTGGGCTCGCTGATGAATCTCCAGATCACCGACAGGCCCGTTCGCTCGGTGCGCGATATCGATGCGTCGCTTAACGTATTCAAGGATCTGTTCTTTTTTCACCTGCTCGAGAATGGCATCTACATCGCGCGGCGTGGCTACGTCGTGCTGAGTCTTCCCGTTGGAGACGCCGAAACCGCGCGGTTTGAAGCTGCCGTGGCGAGCTTTATCGAGCGTTACGGGCATCTGCTGCCGAAGAGCAAGGAAACGGACCGCCAATAA
- a CDS encoding porin: MKWKMLAGLTGLLAASAAAHAQSSVVLYGVIDDGLTYVSNQGGHHAYRMDDSISQGDRFGFRGVEDLGGGLKAVFNLEGGFNPNTGASRQGGLEFGRQAYVGLQSDRYGAVTLGRTYDQMTMTLIRYHSGYWSGIYAFDAGDHDRISGNWLNNVVTYTSPTIRGLRFSAQYSFNSQSAPANSYGVAYSLSASYEHGPLSIGAATTSIHHYTVTPGSSFGVGSFLGVDVAFSSTAVVVDRYRTAGIGASYDFRVVGVSALYTNTRYETGANASTMQSINAVVHSYLRPDLIVAGGYGYSRMSPYNWNEFNAVLDYLLSKRTDVYVSANYQKANGGARAVLVTLPASGNDKQLALRVGIRHKF, from the coding sequence ATGAAATGGAAAATGCTGGCAGGCCTGACGGGACTATTGGCCGCGAGCGCGGCGGCGCACGCGCAATCGTCGGTCGTCCTCTACGGCGTGATCGATGACGGCCTGACGTACGTGTCGAATCAGGGCGGCCACCACGCATACCGGATGGACGACAGCATCAGCCAGGGCGACCGCTTCGGTTTCAGGGGCGTGGAGGATCTGGGCGGCGGCCTGAAGGCAGTTTTCAATCTCGAGGGTGGCTTCAATCCGAACACGGGCGCCTCGCGCCAGGGCGGGCTCGAGTTCGGGAGGCAGGCGTATGTCGGCTTGCAGAGCGATCGCTACGGCGCAGTGACGCTCGGCCGCACGTACGACCAGATGACGATGACACTGATCCGCTACCACTCCGGCTACTGGTCGGGCATCTACGCGTTCGACGCCGGCGATCACGACCGGATCTCCGGCAACTGGCTCAACAACGTCGTGACCTACACGAGCCCGACCATCCGCGGCCTGCGCTTTTCGGCGCAGTACAGCTTCAACTCGCAGAGTGCGCCGGCCAACAGCTACGGCGTCGCCTACAGCCTGAGCGCGAGCTACGAGCACGGCCCGTTGAGCATCGGCGCGGCGACCACCAGCATCCACCACTACACGGTGACGCCCGGCAGCAGTTTTGGCGTGGGCAGTTTTCTTGGCGTGGACGTCGCGTTCTCGTCGACGGCAGTCGTCGTGGACCGGTATCGCACGGCCGGCATCGGCGCTTCGTACGATTTCAGGGTCGTCGGCGTGTCCGCGCTGTACACCAACACCCGCTATGAAACGGGTGCGAATGCTTCCACCATGCAAAGCATCAACGCGGTCGTGCATAGCTATCTGCGTCCGGACCTCATCGTTGCGGGCGGCTACGGCTACTCAAGAATGTCACCGTACAACTGGAACGAGTTCAATGCGGTGCTCGACTATCTGCTCTCGAAACGAACCGATGTCTACGTGAGCGCGAACTACCAGAAGGCGAACGGCGGCGCCCGGGCTGTGCTCGTGACGCTGCCGGCCTCTGGAAATGACAAGCAGCTCGCGCTGCGCGTGGGCATCCGACACAAGTTCTGA
- a CDS encoding DUF4268 domain-containing protein — translation MSRNSFSPLLISAQSQTIPLRPVVAGGREGDYSEADLQRLIHAHPSCLPIAEIDAVFSEPIAICTELETHAGRIDNFMVTASGLPVLVECKLWRNPEARREVVGQILDYAKELTRWSSSDLQREVRDRLNRGGDPILEMVRAVSPDTDEIQFNDALTANLRRGRFLLLIVGDGIREGVEAISEYLQAHAGLHFTLGLVEMRLFATPDGGRLVIPRVLVRTRVLTHTVVAVPDGHMLVAGDADDADAGPASLDPARAEVMSEQQQFWSGFLQRLRLDDPEQGIPKPARQGYLNFMLHNNAWLNVYRNQRRNEIGVELSSNRNTAGEYAMRAIVDDWPDISREIGGTAAVFTRADGRPTVHDCRIFPNADAPGARDQMYDWLAERTNAFVNALRPRVRSAAADFQRNEA, via the coding sequence ATGTCGCGCAACTCTTTCTCCCCGCTCCTGATCTCCGCACAATCGCAAACCATACCGCTGCGGCCCGTCGTAGCAGGCGGGCGCGAAGGTGATTACAGTGAGGCTGACCTGCAGCGCCTCATCCACGCGCATCCGTCCTGTCTGCCGATCGCTGAAATCGATGCGGTGTTCTCCGAACCGATTGCCATCTGCACCGAGCTTGAAACACATGCCGGTCGAATCGACAATTTCATGGTGACCGCGTCTGGCTTGCCCGTCCTCGTCGAGTGCAAGCTGTGGCGCAACCCCGAAGCGCGTCGCGAAGTCGTCGGTCAGATTCTTGACTACGCGAAGGAGCTAACGCGCTGGTCGTCATCGGACCTGCAGCGCGAGGTCAGGGACCGGCTCAATCGGGGCGGTGATCCGATTCTCGAGATGGTCAGGGCCGTGTCACCCGACACGGATGAAATCCAGTTCAACGATGCACTCACTGCGAATCTGCGGCGCGGGCGCTTTCTGCTGCTGATCGTCGGCGACGGTATCCGTGAGGGAGTCGAGGCGATCAGCGAGTATCTCCAGGCGCACGCGGGGCTTCACTTCACGCTCGGACTCGTCGAGATGCGCCTGTTCGCGACACCGGATGGTGGGCGCCTGGTCATTCCGCGGGTTCTCGTTCGCACAAGGGTCCTCACGCACACCGTTGTCGCGGTCCCGGACGGCCATATGCTCGTCGCAGGCGACGCAGACGATGCAGACGCAGGCCCGGCGAGCCTCGACCCGGCGCGCGCCGAAGTCATGAGCGAACAGCAGCAGTTCTGGAGCGGCTTCCTGCAAAGGCTCAGGCTTGACGATCCCGAGCAGGGCATACCCAAACCCGCCCGCCAGGGTTATCTGAACTTCATGCTGCACAACAACGCCTGGCTGAACGTGTACCGGAATCAACGCCGCAATGAAATCGGCGTTGAGCTGTCGTCAAACCGGAACACGGCTGGTGAGTACGCGATGCGCGCCATCGTGGATGACTGGCCAGACATCAGTCGCGAGATTGGTGGAACGGCCGCCGTGTTCACCCGGGCAGATGGCCGGCCGACTGTCCACGACTGCCGCATCTTCCCGAACGCCGACGCTCCCGGAGCGCGGGACCAGATGTACGACTGGCTGGCTGAGCGAACCAATGCGTTCGTCAATGCGTTGCGACCACGCGTGCGCTCTGCGGCCGCCGATTTCCAGCGCAATGAAGCCTGA
- a CDS encoding esterase/lipase family protein, whose translation MRRILAARFSDECQTDSALRAWQLYLGVVMPGVWIRQADAGPTVVFVHGVLSSGASCWKDEASGTFWPDLVANTDQIPDLGVYVSTYRTGLDSGTYSINDAASAVFEELRLDRVLDHELIVFVCHSMGGLVIRRMLVQRIDELAGKQVSVFLVATPSLGSIYANWVRPIARFFKHAQAESMRLGEDNQWLESLDDDFIDLVYKHEIAGRELYEDISIFSTGMFSLAPVVSPLSARRYFRDPLKIPGSNHFTIGKPKDDQELQHRVLIEFIHQRQQAWEMRAAASASATTGKAKVPSASDLLAHDNLADYLLAANEIALGRLVEAVPPGAAVRSDFVRERFRHQYLAATDGADIHDRVGAASALVNDLYPEYNGRFHLVSVTGGELAPIVAPPQTVLQSALSASKLKGPRMMAAMIAEAPMPAIRAARDEIDAMLRSLLKGEAG comes from the coding sequence GTGCGCCGCATCCTCGCGGCCAGGTTTTCTGACGAATGCCAAACGGATTCTGCGCTACGTGCCTGGCAGCTCTATCTGGGGGTTGTCATGCCAGGAGTTTGGATCCGGCAAGCTGACGCAGGCCCGACTGTCGTTTTCGTTCACGGTGTGCTTTCCTCCGGTGCGTCATGCTGGAAAGACGAAGCGAGCGGCACGTTCTGGCCTGACCTGGTTGCCAACACTGATCAGATTCCAGATCTGGGTGTCTATGTGTCCACGTATCGCACGGGCCTGGACAGTGGAACCTATAGCATCAACGATGCCGCCAGCGCAGTTTTCGAAGAACTGCGCCTGGATAGGGTGCTTGATCACGAACTGATCGTATTCGTTTGCCATAGCATGGGCGGGCTTGTTATCAGGCGCATGCTGGTGCAGCGAATCGACGAACTCGCAGGCAAACAGGTGAGCGTGTTCCTCGTGGCGACACCATCACTCGGGTCGATTTACGCCAACTGGGTCAGGCCGATCGCTCGCTTCTTCAAGCATGCTCAGGCCGAGTCCATGCGCCTCGGTGAAGACAACCAGTGGCTGGAGAGCCTGGACGACGACTTTATCGATCTCGTGTACAAGCACGAGATTGCGGGACGTGAACTCTATGAAGACATATCGATCTTCAGCACTGGAATGTTCTCGCTTGCACCCGTCGTGTCGCCCTTGAGTGCGCGTCGCTATTTCCGCGATCCGTTAAAAATTCCGGGATCAAACCATTTCACGATCGGCAAGCCGAAGGACGATCAGGAGCTGCAGCACAGGGTGCTGATCGAATTCATCCACCAGCGCCAGCAGGCGTGGGAGATGCGTGCTGCTGCGTCTGCGAGCGCCACAACTGGTAAGGCGAAGGTTCCATCGGCGTCCGACCTGCTTGCGCACGACAACCTCGCAGACTATCTGCTCGCCGCCAATGAAATCGCGCTCGGACGGCTGGTGGAAGCTGTGCCGCCCGGTGCAGCCGTCCGGTCAGACTTCGTCCGCGAACGGTTCAGGCATCAATATCTGGCCGCCACCGATGGGGCGGATATTCACGACCGCGTCGGAGCTGCTTCGGCGCTTGTGAACGACCTCTACCCGGAATATAACGGCCGGTTCCACCTGGTAAGCGTCACGGGCGGTGAGCTTGCCCCCATTGTTGCCCCTCCACAGACTGTTCTGCAGTCGGCGCTCAGCGCGTCCAAACTGAAGGGCCCACGAATGATGGCTGCGATGATTGCGGAGGCACCAATGCCTGCAATCCGCGCTGCGCGAGATGAGATAGACGCCATGTTGCGCAGTCTGCTGAAGGGAGAAGCCGGGTGA
- a CDS encoding TetR/AcrR family transcriptional regulator has translation MKVATKAGTKAGSKAGTKAGAKTGTKTAARPVAAVPAKQARVAAKKKAAPSDRALTRERIVAVAIEQIDQNGLTAFSLREVARQLDVYPAAVYWHVPNRDALLAAVVEATMSGVTPEIGKLEWQDWFRELFRRYRKSVQKHPNVAQLVGAQLVSNASLSPLLIDRILAVLLDAGCGEERLVDMYNVAVASMVGFATLELAPLPTDDLDNWASQLQDKVHEIRALEYPTLARHLPALANRAFIVRWQSGSEVPLDSSFEAFVEVTIAGMERVLAK, from the coding sequence GTGAAGGTAGCGACGAAAGCGGGGACGAAGGCAGGGTCGAAAGCAGGAACGAAAGCGGGCGCGAAAACGGGCACGAAAACGGCCGCCCGGCCGGTCGCCGCCGTCCCGGCGAAGCAGGCGCGCGTGGCGGCGAAGAAAAAGGCCGCGCCATCTGACAGGGCGCTGACCCGCGAGCGGATAGTCGCGGTCGCCATCGAGCAGATCGACCAGAACGGACTGACGGCGTTCAGCCTGCGCGAGGTCGCGCGCCAGCTCGATGTGTACCCGGCGGCCGTCTACTGGCACGTACCGAACCGTGATGCGCTGCTCGCAGCCGTGGTTGAGGCGACCATGTCGGGGGTGACGCCCGAGATCGGCAAGCTGGAATGGCAGGACTGGTTCCGCGAGCTGTTTCGCCGCTATCGCAAGTCGGTGCAGAAGCATCCAAACGTCGCGCAACTCGTGGGCGCCCAGCTCGTCTCGAATGCGAGCCTGAGCCCGCTGCTCATCGACCGCATTCTCGCCGTCCTGCTCGATGCCGGCTGCGGCGAGGAGCGGCTCGTCGACATGTACAACGTCGCGGTCGCCAGCATGGTCGGCTTCGCGACGCTCGAACTCGCGCCACTGCCGACCGACGATCTCGACAACTGGGCCAGCCAGTTGCAGGACAAGGTCCATGAAATCCGCGCACTGGAGTATCCGACGCTGGCGCGTCACCTGCCGGCACTGGCCAATCGCGCGTTCATCGTACGCTGGCAAAGCGGCAGTGAGGTGCCGCTCGATTCGAGCTTCGAGGCATTCGTCGAGGTCACGATCGCCGGCATGGAACGCGTGCTCGCAAAGTGA
- a CDS encoding phosphotriesterase family protein → MNGSQPRKGRIQTVLGLIDPAGLGPTLMHEHLLIDLVPPRLDEDADHDETEIDLCNCWKIAYGQMPSLKNYRLDQKEVAVEELIGMREAGGAAIVDLTVGGLKPDPAGLAQISREAGVPVVMGCGHYVHEYQDPANASRSIDDFAQEMIGQITEGAWGTQVRAGMIGEIGCQSPWTELEKRVVHGALIAQQATGAALNIHPGRHPDQPQEVVDTIRRLGFPVERVIISHIDRTIFDDARLLRLADSGCVIEFDLFGWEQSAYPMSDIDMPNDGARLRMARTLFDRGHAERVLISHDICTRTRLGRYGGHGYQHIFANIVPRMLRRGFTQDEIDTLLIHNPRRLLAFV, encoded by the coding sequence ATGAACGGTTCCCAACCACGGAAAGGCCGCATCCAGACGGTACTCGGTCTCATCGACCCGGCCGGTCTGGGGCCGACGTTGATGCATGAGCATCTGCTGATCGATCTCGTGCCGCCACGGCTGGATGAAGACGCCGACCATGACGAAACGGAAATCGACCTGTGCAACTGCTGGAAGATCGCGTACGGCCAAATGCCGTCGCTGAAGAACTACCGGCTCGACCAGAAGGAGGTCGCGGTCGAGGAGTTGATCGGGATGCGCGAGGCCGGCGGTGCCGCGATCGTCGATCTCACGGTGGGAGGGCTTAAGCCCGACCCCGCCGGACTGGCGCAGATTTCACGCGAGGCGGGCGTGCCTGTCGTGATGGGATGCGGGCACTACGTGCATGAATATCAGGATCCCGCCAATGCGTCCCGGTCCATCGACGACTTCGCGCAGGAGATGATCGGGCAGATCACGGAAGGCGCATGGGGCACGCAGGTGCGCGCCGGGATGATCGGCGAGATCGGCTGCCAGTCGCCGTGGACCGAACTGGAAAAGCGTGTCGTTCACGGGGCATTGATCGCCCAGCAGGCGACGGGCGCGGCCCTCAACATTCATCCGGGACGGCATCCCGATCAGCCGCAGGAGGTCGTCGACACGATCAGGCGCCTGGGCTTTCCCGTCGAGCGCGTCATTATCAGCCACATCGACCGGACGATTTTTGACGATGCGCGCCTGTTGCGGCTCGCCGATTCAGGCTGCGTGATCGAGTTCGATCTGTTCGGCTGGGAGCAGAGCGCCTATCCGATGTCGGACATCGACATGCCCAACGACGGCGCGCGTCTGCGCATGGCGCGCACGCTGTTCGATCGCGGGCATGCCGAGCGCGTGCTGATCAGTCACGACATCTGCACGCGCACGCGTCTGGGCCGCTATGGCGGTCATGGCTACCAGCACATCTTCGCCAATATCGTCCCGCGCATGCTACGGCGCGGATTCACGCAGGACGAGATCGATACGCTGCTCATCCACAATCCCCGCCGCCTGCTGGCCTTTGTCTGA
- a CDS encoding MFS transporter, whose amino-acid sequence MNSSSSHAGALDARSPSTIRAEQRRAIGAGMVGYILEWFDFGVYGFLAAIIAKNFFPSADEFTSLLASFAVFGVGFVARPVGSLVLGRVADVRGRHITLALTMILMAISTVTIGLLPTYERIGVAAPVLLVAARLVQGFAAGGEWGTAAAFLVEWGGANRRGFFGAFQQSSIAAGLLLGSLAAAILSSSLDAGELASWGWRIPFFLGALLGPVGMYVRRRVQESPAYEAGSARAQTLSRAQFTRSLFHAFSFVIFWAVSSYMVAVYMPTFANRYAHISRTQALWTSTASLATVMIIAPLMGALSDRVGRKPVLLASCVFFALLSYPLYAFIVSGIGFIAFFWTQLLMNVVFTMYSGAGPAALAEMFPTRVRSTGVAFGGALATILGGFSPFLTTWAISSTGASANAGWLLAGSALVTLPALVVMKDRAHEKSI is encoded by the coding sequence ATGAACAGCAGCTCTTCTCACGCAGGCGCCCTCGACGCGCGTTCGCCCTCGACGATCCGCGCTGAACAGAGGCGCGCCATCGGCGCAGGCATGGTCGGCTATATCCTCGAATGGTTCGACTTCGGGGTGTATGGCTTTCTCGCAGCCATTATCGCGAAGAACTTCTTTCCTTCGGCGGACGAGTTCACGTCGTTGCTGGCGTCGTTCGCCGTGTTCGGCGTCGGCTTCGTCGCGCGACCGGTGGGCAGCCTGGTGCTGGGCCGCGTCGCCGACGTGCGGGGACGCCATATCACGCTCGCCCTGACCATGATCCTCATGGCGATCAGCACGGTGACGATCGGCCTGCTGCCGACCTATGAGCGCATCGGCGTCGCGGCGCCCGTCCTGCTCGTCGCCGCGCGCCTCGTGCAGGGTTTCGCCGCGGGCGGAGAGTGGGGAACGGCGGCGGCATTCCTGGTCGAATGGGGCGGTGCGAACCGTCGCGGATTTTTTGGCGCATTCCAGCAATCGAGCATCGCGGCGGGACTGCTGCTCGGATCACTCGCCGCGGCGATCCTGAGCAGTTCGCTGGACGCAGGCGAGCTCGCATCGTGGGGCTGGCGCATTCCGTTCTTTCTCGGCGCGCTGCTCGGTCCCGTCGGGATGTACGTACGACGGCGCGTGCAGGAGTCGCCTGCGTACGAGGCCGGGAGCGCACGCGCGCAGACACTGAGCCGCGCACAGTTCACCCGCTCGCTCTTTCACGCGTTCTCCTTCGTGATTTTCTGGGCGGTGAGCTCGTACATGGTCGCCGTCTACATGCCGACTTTCGCGAACCGATATGCACATATCTCGCGTACGCAGGCGCTATGGACAAGCACGGCGTCGCTCGCCACCGTGATGATCATCGCGCCCCTGATGGGCGCGCTGTCGGACCGCGTCGGACGCAAGCCGGTGCTTCTTGCGAGTTGCGTGTTCTTTGCCCTGCTCTCGTATCCGCTCTATGCTTTTATCGTGTCCGGCATCGGTTTCATCGCCTTCTTCTGGACGCAGTTGTTGATGAACGTGGTCTTCACCATGTATTCGGGCGCCGGCCCTGCTGCCCTCGCGGAAATGTTCCCGACGCGCGTGCGCTCGACGGGCGTCGCCTTTGGCGGCGCACTGGCGACGATCCTTGGCGGCTTCTCGCCGTTTCTGACGACCTGGGCGATTTCTTCGACGGGCGCAAGCGCGAACGCAGGCTGGCTGCTTGCGGGCAGCGCGCTGGTCACGCTTCCGGCGCTCGTCGTCATGAAGGACCGGGCCCACGAAAAATCGATCTGA
- a CDS encoding BKACE family enzyme, which yields MSRPRVIVTIAPTGGMASRKQNPSLPTQPEDIARDVYDCFNAGASVVAVHARRPDDGATCDPSIYRDINTRIRDRCDIVINNSTGGGVHGDMIAQAPNGYWEILWEERLKGLDAGAEMCTLDATTIIASFDDRELLMHTSPQRSKHLAAEMKARGIKPEWEVFSPTHIVQDVASLTAAGFDEEPFFINLVLGAHRGFQNAMPYSPRILQSMVDLLPRGSIFCVSGIGAAQLPSAMNSLLLGGHVRVGLEDNLYYGPGELATNVQLTERVVRMVREMGYEPASPAEARAMMGLPRRTGAKPAFAAG from the coding sequence ATGAGCAGACCCAGAGTGATCGTGACCATCGCGCCCACGGGCGGGATGGCGAGCAGGAAGCAGAACCCCAGCCTGCCGACGCAGCCCGAAGACATCGCGCGTGACGTGTACGACTGTTTCAATGCGGGTGCGAGCGTCGTCGCCGTCCACGCGAGGCGTCCGGATGACGGCGCAACGTGCGACCCGTCGATTTACCGCGACATCAACACGCGAATCCGCGACAGGTGCGACATCGTCATCAACAACTCGACGGGTGGGGGCGTGCACGGCGACATGATTGCGCAGGCACCCAACGGGTACTGGGAAATCCTCTGGGAAGAACGTCTGAAGGGGCTCGACGCCGGTGCGGAAATGTGCACGCTCGACGCGACGACGATCATCGCGAGCTTCGACGACCGGGAACTGCTGATGCATACCTCGCCGCAACGATCGAAGCATCTCGCGGCGGAAATGAAAGCGCGCGGCATCAAGCCCGAGTGGGAGGTGTTCAGCCCCACCCACATCGTCCAGGACGTGGCGTCCCTGACCGCGGCGGGGTTCGACGAGGAGCCGTTCTTCATCAACCTCGTACTCGGCGCGCACCGGGGATTCCAGAACGCCATGCCGTATTCGCCGCGCATCCTTCAGTCGATGGTGGACCTGCTACCGCGGGGGAGCATCTTTTGCGTGAGCGGCATTGGCGCTGCGCAATTGCCGTCGGCGATGAATTCGCTGCTGCTGGGCGGACATGTGCGCGTCGGGCTCGAAGACAACCTGTACTACGGACCGGGAGAACTCGCGACGAACGTACAGTTGACCGAGCGGGTTGTCCGGATGGTACGGGAGATGGGGTATGAGCCCGCCAGTCCGGCCGAGGCTAGGGCCATGATGGGCCTGCCTCGACGTACGGGCGCGAAACCGGCGTTCGCCGCAGGCTGA